The genomic stretch ttactatGTTCTAATATCATACAGTGGTAATCAGGTAGTAAGAGACAGATTATACTATATAATGGAACTTTCCTACTGGGACTACTCAAAATCTGGTTTCAAAATGGTTTCAGAAatgagaatataataataatatagtgtaacACCAGTAATCAAGAACACACAGTTCAAAAATTAGGACTTTATTATACTTTGATATTTTTTGGAATTAAGCAATTAAAGGACCATAAAACAATTGTACAAGCTATTTTCCTAACTTTCCATGATATAttgcttaaattataaaatagagcTCAGATCATAAATTTTCACAATTCAGTAAGACATGAACTAAAACTAgaacatataaaacaattactCAGCAATTTTTTCTAGGTTCTTTGGTGTGAAATGTTAATTAGGCTACATTTTATTCCTTTTAGATGTgcaactgtttttaaaatatttttgcacttGATGTGAAATGCACACACACATGCGTATGTATGTGTGTGAGTGCCCACGTGTGTGCATATGTGTGTGAACGTTTGTATGTgacattatgtaaaaataaagaatacataatgtgtaataattataGCAATTCAAGAATCAGAAATCTAAAATTAAGTACAGTATTAGAAATTGGCTTCCCTGTAAAGCCTTGTCTTAATGCAATTAGACAGTTTACTTGACATTACACATACATAGAGAAGAAAGCAACTCATAGCCTAAAGGTCCACATAGGACCAAGTTTAGCTTAAACATCAAAGAAAGTTTCAAAGAACAAGAGgtgtttattattacttaaatttggattattaaacataaatattatgtgaatgttgagtttagctctagttcactttCCTCTTTCTCAAATCAGTATTACATTAACACTTGGTTAAGAAAATGTTCTCACCTTGTGATTTATAGTTTGTTGTAgcagaaaaaactaaaattttaaataatataaacaaattcaatcATGATTAAAACTCTATTTTAACTCTATTCACCTTATCTTGAAGCCAAACAACAATAACCAATGCATGTTGTGCAGCCAACAGGGCTAGATAGCACAAACTTGAGGAGCTATGTAAATAGCCCTGTACATACTTCTGTTGCCTTGTCTTGATACCAAATAACAGTAGTAACTGATACATGTTGTGCAGCCAACAGGGCTAGATAGCACAAACTTGAGGAGCTATGTAAATAGCCCTGTACATACTTCTGTTGCCTTGTCCTGATACCAAATAACAGTAACTGATACATGTTGTGCAGCCAACAGGGCTAGATAGCACAAACTTAAGGAGCTATGTAAATATCCCTGTACATACTTCTGTTGCCTTATCTTGATACCAAATAACAGTAACCGATACATGATGTGCAGCCAACAGGGCTAGATAGCATAAACTTGAGAAGTTATGTAAAtacagtacaaccccgataagtcggcccccgttaacccggaagtctggctaacccggaccgattttcaattaataaataaaaaatcagacaaacatttcaataataaaaacgtaatatttttgagtggtatagtatccgtgaatcgatgttgcatcagtatttgatgggactgtaagacagtgagtgtgtgactcatggcacacggcgaccgagtggcggtcattgtcccggattctcggaaacaataacagacgcgtaTTTCCCCAAATCCTCTCCGACGCTCTACCGCCGCCATGCCTGGTCCCTCAGAACCTACCTCGCTCCACTCACTTGTGCCCgtgttgtgtgtgtagtgtaCTGTATTGTTTGCTTCTGTACTGCAATCGTGCTTCAGATAGTGTGCTTCATTTGTGTTGTGCGTTTGTTTTTATCTACGCGATGACAAGaaaacgtaaaaatgttgtaGTGACAATGGAAAAGAGACTACAGGCATTAGGTAGGATAGATAAAGgcgaatctttaaaaacaattgcagCATCTTATGGTGTCAGTATATCTACAGTATCGGATTCGAAAAAAAATAGGACAAAAATCGAAGAATTTTTGGTTTTTGGTTGGAAGAATGTTTGGTTTTGTGCGGAAAGGGAACGTGGTTTGCCAGTGTCTGGGCCTATCATTCAAGAAAAGGCAATCAAGCTGAATAAACAGTTGCCTGATTGTGAACCAAATTTTACTGCGAGTTAAGGATGGTTGGATAGGTGGAAAAAACGGCATGGTATTCGCCAACTATCTATCACAGGAGAAAGTCTATCTGGGGACAACAGCATTGCTGAGtactataaaaacaagtttttggattatgttaaagaagaaaatttaacggCAGATCAAATATATAATGCCGATGAGACGGGTCTGTTTTACAGAATGTTGCCGAGCAAAACTTTGGCCTCAAAAACAGAAAAAGCAAAGACCGATTGGCAATAATGGCCTGCAGCAATGCTTCGGGGAAGCATAAATTTCCTCTACTCTTAATAGGAAAAGCGAAAAATCCGCGAGCACTGAAAAACGTAAATCGGGATTCTCTACCAGTTGTCTACAAGTCTCAAAGAAGTGCATGGATGGAcagcaacacttttaaaaactggttttttgattgttttgtgcCAGGTGtgacgaaatatttaaaagattgtggGTTGCCAATTAAAGCTGTCCTACTAATTGATAATGCTCCTTCACATCCGTCTGCAGATGTGCTGGTCAGTGGGGACATTACCGTCAAGTTTTTGCCGCCTAATGTAACAGCGCTATTACAGGCCATGGACCAGGGGGTTCTCGAGATAATGAAGAAGGTTTACAGAAGACAGATGCTAAGCACAATCATTGACAATGAAGGAGGACACGGTGTAGTTAAGattctcaaaacatttaatgtgaaaACTGACTGCAAAGAATCTTGGGAACAAGTGACTAGAATCAGCTTAATTAAATGTTGGAAAAAACTGTGGAAGGGTGTATGCGACTtgcctgaaaatataattcaaccagTGGGGAACTGTAATATGGAAAATGACTCTCCAGACGATGTCCAGCCCCAAGAACTTTTggatatgttccaaaatattgatGGCTGCTCTGAAGTTGATGAAAATGACATTAATCTGTGGTTAGGGGCAGACAATACCGGAGGCTATGAGCCACTTACTGACGAGGAAGTGATCACGTCGTTTTTACCTGATGCTAATGAATCAGACGCTGAGGAGGCAGACGGGGACATTGAAGATCCAGTGATGAGTCATGGAgatgcagtgaccaaactaaacgaactaatggtttatttcgagcgacaggcagaaacatcgccggctgaattgctcatgttgaagagactgcgaGATGGCACAGCacgcaagcggcagacgacattggcacaacAAAGCTGACCGAGTTTTctaccaggaaatgaacagttataaatgtactgtaaggattaataataattaaatgtgcatatttttttacaattataatggagtttatctgtaagtataccgcattttattaatttttacctaattctccggCTAACCCGGATTTTCGTTAACCCGGATCGGCCTCAGTCTCGATTAATacgacttatcgaggttccactgtagCCCTGTACATACCTCTGTTGCCTTGTCTTGATTCCAAATAACAGTAACTGATACATGTTGTGCAGCCAACAGGGCTAGATAGCATAAACTTGAGGAGTTATGTAAATAGCCCTGTACATACCTCTGTTGCCTTGTCTTGAAGCCAGTTAACAATTAACTGAATGTTGTGTGAAAGGAAGGGCCAACTAGAAGCCAACAGGGCCAGATCACGTGAACTGACAACAATGCTAAGCCAGTGGTAGAATCCTCGAGCTTTGGCATCACGCACAGAGAATGAGATGGACAGAGCACAGTTGGGGGGTTCACAGAACACACAAGGGTTCAGCTGGAAACATAAATTGAGAGTAGAGTTTGTGTAGTGATATTAAGTGAGTTTGACAAGACATTTTCTAccatcttttttaattttttattagtatgatGATCTACAGATTCTAAAAAATGGTTCATGAAAGATAAACAGTTCACAAAACAGTAGTACAAGAATAGCTGCAATTATTCACAcaggaaaatatatacattaaaaatcaaatttttcaatcaaatatATATGAGGGTatcttaaattgttttgaaaagaaGCAAGTATATAACCCTGATAGATTTGAGCAAATCTTTTGACACTGTAACTCCTCTATTTTATGtcagaaaaactttaattttatggaATAAGCCatttagaattacaattaattgaatgTTACTTGAAATGCAGAGAATAAATGGTTTGTGTTAATTTCTCAGAATTCTTAGATATAGTTGCAGGGGTACCCCAAGGCTCTGGTTTGGAatcctttttattttgagtagttattaatgattttagtacaaatttaccgtatttttcaatgttatatgcAAATGACACCACCTTCctattatataatactaatattattaatgtaaaatccAGCATACAGATTCTTTAGAACAAGTCAAAATCTGGTGGTCTGTACATAACCTATTGATTAATTAAAGTAAGACTGAACATATACTTCACTcactaaaacataatatagacattttgtatgatatttatttttatcctgtCATGCTGTTGggtatttatcttaaaactaaACTTAGCTGGTATGCACATGTtaacaatctttgcaaaaaactGTCAAGAGTAACTTGTCTCTTAAGAAAATGAAGATCATGTTTCTGCTTGGAAATTTTGTGAATGGTGTACTTTGGTTTGTTATATTCGTAACTCAACTGTGGTGTAAGACTTTGGGGCAACTCAAGTGCAGCCAAAAAAGCTTTTATTTGGAAAAAGGCAATAAGAGATATCACTGGTCTTTTAGCTTCTGACTAGTTTTAGAGCGACATTTCCTCACCTCAAAATTATGACATTGAGTTGCACgtatatatacagtaattttatcaCAGTTCTAAGTCTAGACAAAGCCTTAATTTAGTGATACCAAATATTGTTGGACTATGATTGGACAAGTCTCATAGAAGTTACCAGTAGCAGTAAGGCAATTATCATGTAATAAATACTGAAGAATGATATGTAGTTGGTTAaggagaaaatgtttttatactactgaagaatattttaacaGTGATTTTAATGATctaagaatttgaatgttgttttaattttaatttactatttattgttgttgtaataTTATGACTTAGCTATATCAACTTGACGAagcttattttaatttgttttacttgaTAACTAATAAAggatctgaatctgaatctgaaaaaattgtgaaatcaatataaaagttactaattataaaacttgAACCATACCATAGTGTTCATTGTAACCTCAAGGTGGAACCAAAGTGAATAATCTGTACTTCATTTCTTCAATAAATACAGAagaaaacttacttttttataaatacaagtattTGACCAAACAACTGTTAACTGAGCCACTTACGATTCTCGTGGTTGATAAAtccagaaataaaataacatcttATAAATAGATTAACTTTTACCTTTTTGTCTCAGATATTGATACATTGccaatttttaattctatactagtatttaaatagcaaatatttcATGCTGAAGGTGGAGAAACTAGCAATCAGTGTAAATGAGGATTAGCTCAGAGAGTTAACTCATGGGTGTCTTTGTACAATGGAAACATAATTCAGAAGTAACAAAAAAAGCTGTAGCAAATTATGAAGTAGGGAGAAATTATAGTAAAAGATAGATACAAATATAAAGAGCATATTTGTACAAACATCTCAGTCCATTAAAGGTGAACTCAAGATTCGGTAACTTGAATAGTGATTTCATTTAAATTCTAATACAGTTTATTACTATAgctatttaaacaaaacttaatatagGATTACATAGGGTCACAAAATAGATTTAGTTAAGTCTAAATATGAGAACTTAATGACTGATGCGTCAGAATTCATTAGCAAGATACCTCTGACATAAATGACAGTGTGAAGATGATTCTGACAATACTGACCCTCCCTCACTTCCATTCACTCCATCCATCACTGACTAAAAGCTTTGGTAGGCACAATATCTaggtaaaaacttttttatagtaaGAATTCAATATGTATATTACAGTTGAATTTCTGATAAgaacttagtaaaaaaattatttttaatttgtacaaaataactcttatatttaaattaaaactttaatagaatTTTGTGAACTAGTGGAACTACGTTACTCCGTTGGGACACTTATTGgccatttataatataaatttaataaaaacactacatttttttatatatttgctttCTCAATCAAagtgataataataaatagaaaaagacATAATTCTTGAAAAGGATGCAATCAGTTACCTCACAGCTGAGACTCCGCACACAGACATGAGTCAGCCAGGAAACCAGGGCTTGACGTTGAACAGGCAGACGACTGCTGATGTAGCGGGTCCCAGATACTCTCTCAACAGTCACGTACTTCTCCGCCATCGAACAAGCCTGTAGGTCAATAGCACAATAATAGGCAAGTATCTCAAAGCTGAGACTGTGCACACAGACATGAGTCAACCGGTGATGTTTTAAAGATTAAGAAGTATCTTATTATTTGTATCAATTCCCTCAGAATATTAGAGCATTTGTCTATGCACTGATAATCCCATTGAGgagtaaaatatatctaaataaatgaCACAGTGTTTTATAATCTTCTTATAtgttatctaaaatttttataaagtttcaaGTAATTCCTCCTACACTCGTAGTTTGATGGTACTTTGTCTCTACCTTGTCACAAATAATTATTGCAGACAGACCAGAAACTTTCTAAACATTTTGTCTTATCAGTGTCATTAAAAAAAAGGCCATgtggccctaactttgcctgtataaataaagaatttttcattgtATCATTAGTAAATCTCTGGCTTCACCAGCAACCTTAATTAATATTCTGTATTCTTACTAAGAATACATAGCCAAAGATCCATATATATAATCAAAGTTCACATAcgttattgttaaaaatagtattatggAAGTAACACAATTTCAACTTAACCATTAGCCTATCTTCAAAAGAATTGACTTATGATTTtgcttgttttaaaatctttagtgTCTAAAAATTGGCCAAAGAATAATGCTCATTAGAATTTAACTCCAAACATTAACAAATATAGATAGATTATTTAGACGTGAAACAGTTCGCACATGAAGAGGCAATGGGTTTGAGGGGAAGTGTGTGCTGGGTGGGGTACGAGGAGTGAGACGGCAGGTGCATCCAGTAGACTACTAGCACTATTACAGATTTTTGTCTTATACACCTCTAGGTTTTCATTGTACTTTGTTAACATTACACTCGGGGTTACAGTTTCTTCATATACTCAAATATAcatgttgtatattatttaatcagttttttttacagttttcgaAACCAAAGTACTTGAAGTGTCCATTTTAAGaactgatatttatgtttttagccACACTAGTAAGCACTTTACTCATGGAGCAGACAGAACAGACTATCTGTGCTGATCAGATGCGTGCAGCGAAATTTGTCCACTGCACAATCAAGGCCCATTTCACATCTAGACATATAGGATATCTATCATTATAAGAGTTATAATGCACTGGATCTTTTTATATGGACTAAATAGCATAAAATAAGGATTATACCAAAAAAAAAGCAGATagaaaaaataacgtaaaatcGAAATGGTTTAAATGTCAAATTGGGTTTGATATTAGGCCCTTGGTAAATTTCTTCAAGGAAAAACCGTTAGTAATAGACTTTTTAAGTTATTCAACAAACCTTACTTCTTTAACTAAATCAGTTCTCAGAGACACAAACCTGGCATGTGACATCATTGGAACTCTGAAGTTCTTCCTCTTGTGGTGCAGAATAACACGTGAGAAGTATGCTTGGTCCATGGAGATCACAGAAATGACAAAGCGATATGACAAAACTCATCTTTctgaaaattatgtttcattaatataattcttcagagtatattaaaatttgactaaAAACACTGGATTTTGATTATATTTCATCATCCAGTCTTTTTGATAAAACATGGTTGAATGTTAGTACATCTCTCTTTGCACATACTACTAAGGACAATCATCCGTTGGTccacaaatagttttaaaaatcatactaaATGGAATTTAGTAATATAGTCTACTTCATCTGGtacaataaaacattctttacttctttttattgaattttctatGGATTTCACAAGACTAAAAGAAATCTTATCAGACTAAGCAAAAAAACCTCAACTCGTCCTTCTTAATAGTAGCCTATCTGTTCCAATTATGCAACCATCCAGGAACAGCCGGAGAGAGTGGAGCCAGTGAACATTTGAGTAAGATTTTTGATGATAATTATCCTGTCATTGCAGAATTTTATGCATATGCAACcagtacagtttttatttaatttagactATCCAAATATACTTTACAGTAGGCTACATTATTTTCAATGTCAGTTGAAAATTGGTTTAATTGAGTTTCTTATTACGTTTTACATGTATACAAATTCtggtaattatttactttagccacttcacactaTTTGcctaaatttcaacttaaaataagaaaatatatgcacAGGATACTAGTAGGTTACAATAGATATAAATGAGAGGAAAGCCTAAATAATAACAGAAGTTACAACAGAAACGTCCCTAGCCATtgatatttttgaacttttggGATATATTTTGAATAGTCTAACAATCTAGGAGACAGGGCAGAATAATAAGCTAAATTATTCTAAGTTAGGTGTTTTTAAGACTAAAGTCATTTCCCATTATTCTTACTGTAGATTATTAATGATAGACTAACCTATTTACTACAACTACCAACTTACCTTATTATTTGGGCAAAGTATTCAAACTCAGTTCAATTAATTGCTACACTACGTCTGATTAGCCaaaggatttaaatttatattcacaacacaaattaataaacttataaaaaaccCAATTTCATACGAAGTAATCAACCTTATCATGACAACAACCAAAATAACCTAACATTGCGCAGACAGACATTAGGTTAGGTAGAccataacaagttttttttctttccttttgaCTTTGAATGATACATGAAGCTCTGTTTTATTTCTGCTCTACAATGAAGCCCCAAAGTgctttataaaaaactaacagTTTATAAAGGACAACATACGTCTTGTGGTTGCCAATGCTATTTGCCCTCTtaacagaattttattattatgaagaaACCAGTATtaagaaacaagttttttaacAAAGCGAAAAcgcattttcaatagtttttgtcGGTTTTGGCTATTATAATGAGATTGACTTATTATCTACTTCGTATAAAAGTTGCGGTTTTCTAATAaagttatagtaaatttaaagtaataatttttgttgtgaatttaaaatgaaatcctTTGTATAATCAGACGTAGTATAGCAACTAATTTAACTGAGTTTCAACATTCTCCAgtattctgtatttattattataaagtaagtAGATAGTTGAAGGAAATATGTTACCAATGAATTGTAGAAATTATAGAACACTACCGTAGAAAAGTATAGTACACATAGTGGTCCAAATATGGGAAACGTTACAGAACAAATACGGAAAGAAATccttttataaattcatttccaATGCATTGACCATTCGATCGTTTATCTTTACAAAATCTGCCCAATATTGCTTACGACGAACAAAAACATCCTTGGAGAATCTGAAGTCGAGATAGTAGCTATCAGgtaacaaatcaaaattccttATGGTCTGATCATGAATGCCTTTAAGACAAGTGCCACCGTAGTGTACAttgccaaaatatattttttagataatcattaaaacttgatatttagttttgataaatataattaatttcaaatgtgaAATCAATTTTTCAtgcaaatatatgtaaaattgctAAATTGAACCATATATAGTTGATGATTAAGGCatgtataattgtaatttaaaatcataaacattgAAAAAGCTATTTTGTATTTAGACGGTCGTTATTCCATCTTTAAACgacaaaaatgtagtaaaaatacattgcttttggaaacaaaaaatcttaaaattttctttaaaattcactaaaatatatttgacatCGAAGTTGTAGTCAACAAACTCAGTATTAACCCGAGTTAGTaggttaatatttgtatatacattgtttatatgAAGTGCTTCATCTTTAATAAGAATTATACGAAAAAGGACACTTTAGAtctatattataaatcaaaacataatGCTGCTATACTTAAGAGTATTCTTGGTTAGTACTCGTATTTCTTCGCGTCTTCCCGTTCTACTTGAACCCAGATAACGGCATCCATCCTCCGTCTGATAGTATGGGCAATCTTGTCCTCCCATTTGCTAGAATCAGATCGTAATAACCATCGAGCGATTCATTCTCATCATAACTCAATCCAACAGCCATTATGCCTTTGCGAGAGTCCCCGCAGTGATGAAAACAGTGCATTCAATCTGAAATCAGCTGGTCTGCATGTTACACTCCCTTCAGGTGAGGGACCAGCGGCGTATCCAGAGGAGATTTAGAAGTAGAACGTGTTAGGCAGGAGTGAAGTCTGGACCAAATAGTGTGAGAAAAAATATCCCCTGAAACTGtccattatataaaataacttatggAACAGTGAAAGTGACAATATATTCTGTAGCTAAAGAAGTATGAGATCACAGTTTAACAACGTATACTGTGGCTAAATATGTAACATatcttaacacattgactgtggcagAGAGCACATAATAGCCCGGATGTTATAAACTCGATATATGATTAGTGTAGGAGTGAAGGTCTTAACAACGCATACTGTAGCTAAATATGTATCATACGTCACACAATGACTGTGACGTACATTCAGAGATACCATCCCGCATGTCCTAAACTCGATGCATGACTAGTGTCACAGTGATGGCTTTAACAACGTATGATGTAGCTTGAGATGTATCATAGTTCAACACATTGTCTGCGTTGGACAGTCATAGATACTATCCCGGCTGCCCTACACTCGATACATGACAGGTGTCACATCGAATGTTTTAACAACGTATgatgtagctagagatgtatcatagtttaacacattgtcTGCGGCGGACAGTCACAGATACTATCCCGGCTGTCCTACACTCGATACATGACAGGTGTCACATCGAATGTTTTAACAACGTATgatgtagctagagatgtatcatagttcaACACATTGTCTGCGGCAGACAGTCACAGACACCATCCCTGCCGTCCTAAACTCGATACATGACAGGTGTCACAGTGATGGTTTTAAGAACGTATACAATAGCTAGAAAAGTACGAGGCCATAGTTTAATACTATAGCAAGATGTATATCATAACTTAACACATTGAATGCGGTGGACAGTCATAGATACCATTCAGATATTCTAAACTTGATATATGACTAGTGTCAGTGAAAAGTGCTAATTACAGATTCCAACCTAACTACACTGTTGGAGGACAGAAAGACACAAATTCTTGTAGTTTAAAACAGTATGTACATAAGAATATCAAATACCATATTGATTTGGCATGTGTGTTTCTTTGATAACGTCTCTAACAGTAGTTTTGCCGACTTTACAGTGGCTTAGCCAGGATTTGTGGAAGTGGAATTTTAtctgaaatgtaatttatttaacatgtGCAGAATGGAATAATATACtaaaaaccaattatatttagttatatcaaGAAATAATTAATCTGTTAGCAATGGTTTGGTTGGTtgttatagattattatattatgataCTGCTTGTAGCGAAAATTGGTTTCCACTATGTTTTCTATTTGTCGCGACGTGAAATGGAAGAGGCGATCGTGTTGTGGGCGCGCCTCCTTTACAAAAACTGAGAGATATACGCGGGCGCGGGCGATAACATCTGAGGCGGGGCTACTCTATATGCACTGCCGCTTGCCGCCACGTCTCACTCCCATCCGTGGCCAAACAGAAACAGTTCAGGGGCGTAACAAGAGG from Homalodisca vitripennis isolate AUS2020 chromosome 2, UT_GWSS_2.1, whole genome shotgun sequence encodes the following:
- the LOC124355617 gene encoding folliculin-like, giving the protein MSFVISLCHFCDLHGPSILLTCYSAPQEEELQSSNDVTCQACSMAEKYVTVERVSGTRYISSRLPVQRQALVSWLTHVCVRSLSCELNPCVFCEPPNCALSISFSVRDAKARGFYHWLSIVVSSRDLALLASSWPFLSHNIQLIVNWLQDKATEVYNLERPFRGIEPSQSRPLPQLVKSKAVYARLHCWFAWIIEACNSRLSEVIPRSPFYKLQPQHVFEEGSLKSLRTFLTAPVFDLAALNVLEGRQVIVRGDIPALVQATVLTLKDLYVLISFK